The following coding sequences lie in one Epinephelus lanceolatus isolate andai-2023 chromosome 24, ASM4190304v1, whole genome shotgun sequence genomic window:
- the LOC144461880 gene encoding macrophage mannose receptor 1-like yields MDQTFTFILLLLSSSVTFGKYVFIRERKTWHEAQKYCRTYHTDLAPVSNAHDTRRLRQITDDSDEYIWIGFERNSTDPEKWTWSGGGAVSTFFWAANQPNNRAYEDYGIMRHYLWHDATAGYFDPFLCYSVVVVRERKTWEEALNYCREHHHNLASVASDTEMLLIQRELSKNDTTVHVWIGLHFFPGEWLWVDGQPLSYEAWGQEGKPACPEVKLECAALQVMGGTQSNNGTDSTPFANSTVGPNVAHTHTAGSCGVDSAAHDRPENPAVSNTSVGVKESVWEACDCEERLHFICY; encoded by the coding sequence ATGGATCAAACCTTCACCTTCATCCTGCTCCTGCTGAGCTCGTCTGTAACTTTTGGCAAATACGTCTTCATCAGGGAGAGAAAGACCTGGCACGAAGCTCAGAAGTACTGCCGGACATATCACACAGATCTGGCTCCTGTCAGTAATGCACACGACACACGGCGACTTCGTCAGATTACCGATGACAGTGATGAGTACATCTGGATAGGATTTGAAAGGAATTCCACAGACCCTGAGAAATGGACATGGTCAGGGGGTGGGGCAGTGTCCACTTTTTTCTGGGCAGCGAATCAGCCCAATAACCGAGCGTACGAAGACTACGGCATAATGCGTCACTATCTGTGGCACGATGCAACGGCAGGCTATTTTGATCCATTCTTGTGCTACAGCGTGGTTGTGGTGAGGGAGAGGAAGACTTGGGAGGAAGCTTTGAACTACTGCAGGGAGCATCACCACAACCTGGCCAGCGTGGCATCGGACACAGAGATGTTGCTGATCCAGAGAGAGTTGAGCAAAAATGACACCACGGTGCACGTCTGGATTGGACTGCACTTTTTCCCCGGAGAGTGGCTGTGGGTGGACGGGCAGCCACTGAGTTACGAAGCCTGGGGTCAAGAGGGCAAGCCTGCGTGTCCTGAAGTCAAGTTGGAGTGTGCTGCGCTACAGGTGATGGGAGGGACGCAGAGTAACAACGGGACAGACTCCACACCTTTTGCTAACTCCACAGTTGGGCCAAATGTGGCCCACACTCATACTGCAGGAAGTTGTGGAGTGGATAGTGCAGCACATGATAGGCCTGAAAATCCTGCAGTAAGTAATACATCTGTGGGTGTAAAAGAAAGTGTATGGGAAGCTTGTGACTGCGAGGAGAGGCTGCATTTCATTTGCTACTGA